A portion of the Burkholderia pseudomultivorans genome contains these proteins:
- a CDS encoding AraC family transcriptional regulator, with protein sequence MDSRSHRNQSRAERSLRSALGLARPAGRQEDIPATVHAIAVALDECRVRHIDSAALLEGTGLGAAEVASPNLHVNRGQEQRCFRNLLRCSGVPSIGLSIGGRLHVSTLGLAGYAMLISGSVMQALKCMSQFPLFMGLYFDVRVHAHADGMSVTIGRYNGEPDLEVFQTDMCLSSLRLIVSDLVGKPAWPAQLLLARRAPRNGAEYARHFGCKVRFNAGENSLVFTSVNGTETPRLANEVSFNALHGQCEALERQWAASVGTRFADRAKELMARDLSRFKSMTSLADALHMTERTLRRRLEKDGVTFQSLLDTVRHEEAARLLDDDALTVAAIAEHLGYSEPRSFRHAYRRWTGRAPRDSRDDDA encoded by the coding sequence ATGGACAGCAGGTCTCACCGAAACCAAAGCCGGGCCGAACGCAGCCTGCGTTCGGCGCTCGGACTCGCGCGTCCGGCCGGACGCCAGGAAGACATTCCGGCTACCGTCCACGCGATCGCGGTCGCGCTCGACGAGTGCCGCGTGCGGCACATCGACAGCGCCGCGCTGCTGGAAGGCACGGGGCTCGGCGCGGCCGAAGTCGCGTCGCCGAACCTGCACGTGAACCGCGGCCAGGAACAGCGCTGTTTCAGGAATCTGCTGCGGTGCAGCGGCGTGCCGTCGATCGGCCTGTCGATCGGCGGCCGGCTGCATGTGTCGACGCTCGGCCTCGCCGGCTACGCGATGCTGATCAGCGGCTCGGTGATGCAGGCGCTCAAGTGCATGAGCCAGTTCCCGCTGTTCATGGGCCTGTACTTCGACGTGCGCGTGCACGCGCACGCGGACGGGATGAGCGTGACGATCGGCCGCTACAACGGCGAGCCCGATCTCGAGGTGTTCCAGACCGACATGTGCCTGTCGAGCCTGCGGTTGATCGTGTCCGACCTGGTCGGCAAGCCGGCCTGGCCCGCGCAGCTGCTGCTCGCGCGGCGCGCGCCGCGCAACGGCGCCGAGTATGCGCGTCACTTCGGCTGCAAGGTCCGGTTCAACGCGGGCGAGAACAGCCTCGTGTTCACCAGCGTGAACGGCACGGAAACGCCGCGCCTCGCGAACGAGGTCAGCTTCAACGCGCTGCATGGCCAGTGCGAGGCGCTCGAACGGCAGTGGGCCGCCTCGGTCGGGACGCGGTTCGCCGATCGCGCGAAGGAACTGATGGCACGCGACCTGTCGCGCTTCAAGTCGATGACGTCGCTCGCGGACGCGCTGCACATGACCGAGCGCACGCTGCGCCGGCGGCTCGAAAAGGACGGCGTCACGTTCCAGTCGCTGCTGGACACGGTGCGCCATGAAGAGGCGGCGCGGCTGCTCGACGACGACGCACTGACGGTCGCGGCGATCGCCGAGCATCTCGGATACAGCGAGCCGCGCAGTTTTCGTCATGCCTACCGGCGCTGGACCGGACGCGCGCCGCGCGACAGCCGCGACGACGATGCGTGA
- a CDS encoding PEP-utilizing enzyme, with protein MSKPILYLLAGNGSAADWWDDALPQFRHYRPVPLELPGFGDHPEPPCEDLDAYAQALLDATEAGHAIVAVGVNALLVLHALQRRPGHFSRSVLLSPVGAFLWQRHLPKLMTPRPLRHAIHWLLSHHPALFARKFSHRTWTRAQYRRMGAGYARCRAFVPHWDLVRADTALNLLEWVTDRIELVWGDRDRLLGIRQAAAWSAILARADLTITLQAGWGHSPWIDAPAEFAAWLEAGDAGFVAHTKGGRLKLAAMAGLPVPPALSLNRADDPRLPGFLASQPDALWAIRSSSHGEDQADAANAGLHTTFLREPASQAPTRVAELLDGGLEEVVVQRFVTPVLSGIAFVRHLAVEIEWVEGHLEALADGHASPQRAILSRLGEPWQRGTFPTTRGLSARRLWDFLQQVLRVFHYVPGDVEWAWDGQQLWLLQYRPISSYGWHRHLTSANIAEILPPQPSRLVEYAQRRAAGSIPAIMARWDARVLQDNEPFTALYGGASYINNDLFLARLADWGVSAGNYSGEVGGATPPLRWRPLRLLRSLPVFWRMLRVARTRLPALERGLRRHDRELAELVARGADGQQLADWFTRFYVFVVQGNLCIAASLASSGGALWGRPPTVYGQLDDSPHRLPWETDPGTARPAHADLPLQAFPRWPWPVRLLHALGAPGMRGWYLQVREWYRDNLMRVFFRLHHAMPAADRDTWFAPHPEPRERGGSFWQDGSEGVEEAAGFMIYPGQTQGVLGRDILLEDTLDPGRHAQYQAARAVIARMGGRLSHGATLLRELRKPSAVLPRVDAEWVGREVRLCDGELTLVE; from the coding sequence ATGAGCAAACCGATTCTGTACCTCCTCGCCGGCAACGGCAGCGCGGCCGACTGGTGGGACGACGCGCTGCCGCAGTTCCGGCACTACCGGCCGGTGCCGCTGGAGCTGCCCGGTTTCGGCGACCATCCGGAACCGCCGTGCGAAGACCTGGACGCGTACGCACAGGCGCTGCTGGACGCGACCGAAGCGGGCCACGCGATCGTCGCGGTCGGCGTGAACGCGCTGCTGGTCCTGCACGCATTGCAGCGGCGGCCCGGCCACTTCAGCCGCAGCGTGCTGCTGTCGCCAGTGGGCGCGTTCCTCTGGCAGCGTCATCTGCCGAAGCTGATGACGCCGCGGCCGCTGCGCCACGCCATTCACTGGCTGCTGTCACATCATCCGGCGCTGTTCGCGCGCAAGTTCTCGCACCGAACCTGGACGCGCGCGCAGTACCGCCGGATGGGCGCCGGCTATGCGCGCTGCCGCGCGTTCGTCCCGCACTGGGACCTGGTGCGCGCCGATACCGCGCTGAACCTGCTGGAATGGGTCACCGATCGCATCGAGCTGGTGTGGGGCGATCGCGACCGCCTGCTCGGCATCCGGCAGGCTGCGGCGTGGTCGGCGATCCTCGCGCGCGCCGACCTCACGATTACGCTGCAGGCCGGCTGGGGACACTCTCCGTGGATCGATGCGCCGGCCGAATTCGCCGCGTGGCTGGAAGCCGGCGACGCCGGCTTCGTCGCGCATACCAAGGGCGGACGCCTGAAGCTCGCGGCGATGGCCGGCCTGCCGGTGCCGCCCGCGCTGTCGCTGAACCGCGCGGACGACCCGCGACTGCCCGGCTTTCTCGCGAGCCAGCCGGACGCGCTGTGGGCGATCCGCTCGTCGAGCCACGGCGAGGACCAGGCGGACGCGGCCAATGCCGGGCTGCACACCACGTTCCTGCGCGAACCGGCGTCGCAGGCGCCGACGCGCGTCGCCGAACTGCTGGACGGCGGCCTCGAGGAAGTCGTGGTCCAGCGGTTCGTCACGCCGGTGCTGTCCGGCATCGCGTTCGTCCGCCATCTGGCGGTCGAGATCGAATGGGTAGAGGGCCACCTCGAGGCGCTGGCCGACGGGCATGCGAGCCCGCAGCGCGCGATCCTGTCGCGACTCGGCGAACCGTGGCAGCGCGGCACGTTCCCGACCACGCGCGGGCTGAGCGCGCGGCGGCTGTGGGACTTCCTGCAACAGGTGCTGCGCGTGTTTCACTACGTGCCGGGCGATGTCGAATGGGCGTGGGACGGGCAGCAACTGTGGCTGCTGCAATACCGCCCGATCAGCAGCTACGGCTGGCATCGCCACCTCACGTCGGCGAACATCGCCGAAATCCTGCCGCCGCAGCCGAGCCGGCTCGTCGAGTACGCGCAGCGGCGCGCCGCCGGCAGCATCCCGGCGATCATGGCGCGCTGGGACGCACGCGTACTGCAGGACAACGAACCGTTCACCGCGCTCTATGGCGGCGCGTCGTACATCAACAACGATCTGTTCCTCGCACGCCTCGCGGACTGGGGCGTATCGGCCGGCAACTACAGCGGCGAGGTCGGCGGCGCGACGCCGCCGCTGCGCTGGCGCCCGCTGCGGCTGCTGCGTTCGCTGCCGGTGTTCTGGCGCATGCTGCGCGTCGCGCGCACGCGCCTGCCGGCGCTGGAGCGCGGCCTGCGCCGCCACGACCGCGAGCTTGCCGAACTCGTCGCGCGCGGCGCCGACGGCCAGCAGCTGGCCGACTGGTTCACGCGCTTCTACGTGTTCGTCGTGCAGGGCAACCTGTGCATCGCGGCATCGCTGGCGAGCAGCGGCGGCGCGCTGTGGGGCCGCCCGCCGACCGTCTATGGGCAACTCGACGACAGCCCGCACCGCCTGCCGTGGGAAACCGATCCGGGCACCGCGCGGCCCGCGCACGCCGATCTGCCGCTGCAGGCGTTTCCGCGCTGGCCGTGGCCGGTGCGGCTGCTGCATGCACTGGGCGCGCCCGGCATGCGCGGCTGGTATCTGCAGGTGCGCGAGTGGTACCGCGACAACCTGATGCGCGTGTTCTTCCGTCTGCATCACGCGATGCCGGCCGCCGATCGCGATACATGGTTCGCGCCTCATCCGGAACCGCGCGAACGCGGCGGCAGCTTCTGGCAGGACGGCAGCGAAGGCGTCGAGGAAGCCGCGGGCTTCATGATCTATCCGGGCCAGACGCAGGGCGTGCTCGGTCGCGACATCCTGCTCGAAGACACGCTCGACCCGGGCCGGCATGCGCAGTACCAGGCCGCGCGCGCGGTGATCGCGCGCATGGGCGGCAGGCTGTCGCACGGCGCGACGCTGCTGCGCGAACTGCGCAAGCCGTCGGCGGTGCTGCCGCGCGTCGATGCGGAATGGGTCGGGCGCGAGGTGCGGCTTTGCGATGGGGAGTTGACGTTGGTCGAATAG
- a CDS encoding porin: protein MVSRTPRRINRTADFFRESSNKNRCNPFGLACEASREKSRGDTKRNDNDFSGDEVMDRMHRKLGFGVIGLTLMGVSEVLHAQSSVTLYGTVDTGLTYVSNQQIGSAAGDVGGKSAWSMTTGNLAPTAFGIRGTEDLGGGTSAVFNLQNYFLSNNGGMFQANNLFDATAMVGLRSDRWGQLTAGRQFDSYTNALAPFAISNNWAGPLGAHFGDIDNLNAAFNLNNSIQYQSPAFYGFSAGGTFSFGNQAGSFAKNRGWALAATWSHGPLSLGAGYLSLRNPLEAALGGSSAYIGELSCGQSPASYCALHDADELRTFGVGGSYVLDKLAVSAALTRATLVGSRYLVAVGGPVSDVRFDTAELSGLYNVTPALQIGLGYSYTRADIRTKDANTNIHKLSLGGIYSLSKRTQLYAIGNFEKMSGVGLGLDPASGAFENYAQLAYLGSANSSAQLAVSVGIKHNF, encoded by the coding sequence GTGGTTTCCCGAACGCCGCGAAGAATCAACCGGACGGCTGATTTTTTCCGCGAGTCGTCGAATAAGAATCGATGTAATCCGTTCGGCCTCGCGTGCGAGGCGTCGCGTGAAAAGTCACGCGGCGACACGAAGCGGAACGACAACGATTTTTCAGGAGACGAAGTGATGGATCGGATGCATCGAAAGCTCGGGTTCGGCGTGATCGGATTAACGCTGATGGGCGTATCGGAAGTGCTGCATGCGCAAAGCAGTGTGACGCTCTATGGTACGGTCGACACCGGCCTGACGTACGTCAGCAACCAGCAAATCGGATCGGCGGCCGGTGACGTTGGCGGTAAAAGCGCGTGGTCCATGACGACGGGCAATCTCGCGCCCACCGCGTTCGGTATCCGTGGCACGGAAGATCTGGGGGGAGGAACCAGTGCCGTCTTCAACCTGCAGAACTATTTCCTCTCGAACAACGGGGGAATGTTCCAGGCGAACAATCTCTTCGATGCGACGGCGATGGTCGGCCTCAGATCCGACAGGTGGGGACAGCTGACGGCAGGCCGGCAATTCGACTCATACACGAATGCGCTGGCGCCGTTTGCCATCAGCAATAACTGGGCAGGGCCCTTGGGGGCGCATTTCGGGGATATCGACAATCTCAACGCGGCTTTCAACCTGAACAACAGCATCCAGTATCAAAGCCCGGCGTTCTACGGTTTCAGCGCAGGCGGTACGTTCAGCTTCGGCAATCAGGCGGGTTCGTTTGCGAAGAATCGTGGATGGGCTTTGGCCGCTACCTGGTCGCACGGGCCGCTGTCGCTGGGCGCGGGCTATTTGTCGTTGCGCAATCCGCTCGAGGCTGCGCTCGGCGGATCGTCCGCATATATCGGCGAATTGAGTTGCGGCCAGAGTCCTGCGAGTTATTGCGCACTTCATGATGCCGACGAACTCAGGACGTTCGGCGTTGGAGGAAGCTACGTGCTGGACAAACTTGCCGTGAGCGCTGCCTTGACCCGCGCGACGCTGGTTGGCAGTCGCTATCTGGTCGCCGTGGGTGGTCCCGTCAGCGACGTGCGATTCGATACGGCGGAACTGAGCGGCCTGTACAACGTGACGCCAGCGCTTCAGATCGGGCTCGGCTACAGCTACACGCGCGCCGATATTCGCACGAAGGACGCGAACACCAACATACACAAGCTTTCGCTGGGCGGAATTTACAGCCTGTCGAAGCGCACGCAGCTTTATGCAATCGGAAACTTCGAGAAAATGTCGGGCGTCGGACTGGGGCTCGATCCGGCGAGCGGCGCCTTCGAGAACTATGCACAGCTGGCTTATCTTGGCAGCGCCAATTCATCGGCTCAGCTCGCAGTCTCCGTCGGGATCAAGCACAACTTTTAG
- a CDS encoding TetR/AcrR family transcriptional regulator: MPRSAANTQPVSDVTARQGGAGDTSPPARSARVSTRRGRDTTARILALATDMLSEEGYGELTMRKVANAAGISLSNLQFHFKTREDLLGAVITQLTSAYLEQFEAIERDTRLDPVERLEAVLRNSVAEVKKPRVQSVFFNIWALAQTQDFAREIVDRIYKAQRAVFARFIAQINPGLTAHECMLRAALISCQVEGLMILIPQRTTFVRDLRGIEAELMRAVMSLAKAPSNVAPSRQVS; the protein is encoded by the coding sequence ATGCCCCGAAGTGCCGCCAATACACAGCCGGTTTCCGACGTCACCGCTCGCCAGGGCGGCGCGGGCGACACGTCACCACCAGCACGTTCCGCACGAGTCTCGACCCGTCGTGGCCGCGACACGACCGCACGCATCCTCGCATTGGCGACGGACATGCTTTCTGAAGAAGGCTATGGCGAGCTCACGATGCGCAAGGTCGCGAATGCGGCGGGAATCAGCCTGTCGAATCTTCAGTTTCACTTCAAGACGCGCGAGGATCTGCTCGGTGCGGTGATCACGCAGCTGACGTCGGCCTACCTCGAGCAATTCGAAGCAATCGAGCGGGACACCCGGCTCGACCCGGTCGAGCGTCTGGAAGCAGTACTGCGCAACTCTGTCGCCGAAGTCAAGAAGCCGCGCGTGCAGTCGGTCTTTTTCAATATCTGGGCGCTCGCGCAGACACAGGACTTCGCACGCGAAATCGTCGATCGTATCTACAAGGCGCAGCGCGCGGTGTTTGCCCGATTCATTGCGCAGATCAATCCCGGGCTTACCGCGCACGAGTGCATGTTGAGGGCGGCACTGATCTCCTGCCAGGTCGAGGGGCTCATGATACTGATCCCTCAACGCACGACGTTTGTCCGCGACCTCCGGGGAATAGAAGCCGAGCTCATGCGCGCCGTCATGTCGCTGGCCAAGGCGCCATCGAACGTCGCGCCCAGCAGGCAGGTTTCCTGA
- a CDS encoding molybdenum cofactor biosynthesis F family protein — translation MNYSIEETVMEQKYVPVEEWPTLAEMAEGFAEHKYPATSLLAGTKAVFRFENGWLIEHHFVDEKTLTWTILEGEGTGMSASHPYEAMEVRPGIVFVEFYKEGFDEAVTLVWKLASGNVFVAVSSFYERDGQKRTKTDFAAATVEGKAGNEPITQSSSLVGKRILYRYSSDDWYEHVYLGREQMAWHCVNGAETGLADVERCAYFDVAPGLTILFWTETIMPVESVVVVDLERMRSTGRFFCWDPKPDRMVHLTFGSKASLLNETTYPGSFND, via the coding sequence ATGAATTACAGCATCGAAGAAACAGTGATGGAGCAGAAGTACGTACCCGTCGAGGAATGGCCGACGCTCGCCGAAATGGCCGAGGGCTTCGCCGAGCACAAATATCCCGCGACCTCTCTGCTTGCCGGAACGAAAGCCGTGTTCCGCTTCGAGAACGGCTGGCTGATCGAGCATCATTTCGTCGACGAGAAGACGCTCACCTGGACGATTCTCGAGGGCGAGGGAACGGGAATGTCGGCGTCTCATCCCTATGAGGCGATGGAGGTGAGGCCCGGCATCGTCTTCGTCGAGTTCTACAAGGAAGGCTTCGACGAGGCCGTGACGCTCGTCTGGAAACTGGCGAGCGGGAATGTATTCGTTGCGGTGTCGTCTTTTTATGAACGCGACGGTCAAAAGCGGACGAAGACCGATTTCGCCGCGGCAACGGTCGAAGGAAAAGCGGGCAACGAACCGATTACGCAGTCGTCGTCGCTCGTCGGCAAGCGCATCCTGTATCGCTACAGTTCCGATGACTGGTACGAGCATGTGTACCTTGGGCGCGAGCAGATGGCATGGCATTGCGTCAACGGCGCGGAAACCGGTCTGGCCGACGTCGAGCGATGTGCGTACTTCGACGTTGCGCCGGGACTGACGATACTGTTCTGGACCGAAACGATCATGCCGGTCGAATCGGTCGTCGTGGTCGACCTGGAGCGGATGCGCTCGACGGGGCGTTTCTTCTGCTGGGATCCGAAGCCGGACCGGATGGTGCATCTGACGTTCGGCTCGAAGGCCAGTCTATTGAACGAAACCACTTATCCGGGTTCGTTCAACGACTGA
- a CDS encoding APC family permease, which translates to MTSDGQEKTSLRKNALGWISIVFLVIATNGPLTALVGGAPLAIGLGNGAGAAGTYVVIGVLYLIFSVGFCAMSRHIRNAGAFYAYIAHGLGRPFGIGGAFLAILAYNAMLIACYAMIGFFLGYGIHAHFGIDVPWWVCALGAMTVVFYFGYKNIEFSGRVLFALMLAEVLIILLLDASIIGKSGAAALSVAPFLPEHVFAHGFGPSIVFVVGSYMGFETTAIYAEEARDPSRSIPRATYAAVTIILVLYAASVWLVTNAYGIPQAIAEATKNPGDMWFVITERYLGNSAADATNILMITSLMAALISFHNTSSRYLFSLGRERIVWARFAELHPVQQTPLFAGVAQIVIGVAIIAAAGIGGADAMLVVVPLASVPAAIGIVAVQAMTALAVIGFFVRDHRGISVWRRVVAPALSALGLFVCLYHVIRNVSLITGSTTWLSEALPWITLAVGGLGAMFACWLKNARPQLYSGLGRVLDEA; encoded by the coding sequence ATGACAAGTGATGGGCAGGAAAAAACTTCGCTGAGGAAGAATGCGCTCGGCTGGATCAGCATCGTTTTCCTCGTGATCGCGACCAATGGTCCGCTCACGGCGCTGGTGGGCGGTGCACCGCTGGCGATCGGCCTCGGCAATGGCGCGGGTGCGGCGGGAACCTATGTCGTCATCGGCGTGCTCTATCTGATCTTCAGCGTGGGATTCTGTGCGATGAGCCGTCATATCCGCAACGCCGGGGCGTTTTATGCATATATCGCGCATGGACTCGGCCGACCTTTCGGCATCGGCGGCGCATTCCTGGCCATCCTGGCCTATAACGCGATGCTGATCGCGTGTTACGCGATGATCGGCTTCTTCCTCGGCTACGGCATCCACGCGCATTTCGGCATCGATGTGCCTTGGTGGGTCTGCGCCCTGGGCGCGATGACGGTGGTGTTCTACTTCGGCTACAAGAACATCGAGTTCAGCGGTCGCGTCCTCTTTGCACTGATGCTTGCCGAAGTGCTGATCATTCTGCTTCTCGATGCTTCGATTATCGGCAAGAGCGGGGCTGCGGCGCTTTCGGTCGCCCCGTTCCTGCCGGAGCATGTATTTGCGCACGGCTTCGGGCCGTCTATCGTGTTCGTCGTGGGCAGCTACATGGGCTTCGAGACGACCGCCATCTATGCCGAAGAAGCGCGCGATCCGTCCCGCTCGATTCCGCGTGCGACCTATGCAGCAGTCACGATCATCCTGGTGTTGTACGCCGCATCGGTCTGGCTGGTGACGAACGCCTACGGCATTCCGCAGGCGATTGCCGAAGCAACGAAAAACCCGGGCGATATGTGGTTCGTGATTACCGAGCGTTATCTGGGCAACAGTGCTGCAGACGCCACCAACATCCTGATGATCACGAGCCTGATGGCGGCGCTCATCAGTTTCCACAACACGTCGTCGCGCTACCTGTTTTCGCTCGGGCGCGAGCGTATCGTCTGGGCGCGCTTCGCCGAGCTTCATCCGGTCCAGCAGACACCGCTGTTTGCCGGTGTCGCGCAGATCGTCATCGGCGTCGCGATCATCGCCGCAGCGGGTATCGGCGGCGCCGACGCGATGCTGGTTGTGGTGCCGCTTGCCAGCGTGCCCGCGGCAATCGGCATCGTCGCCGTTCAGGCGATGACGGCACTCGCCGTGATCGGCTTCTTTGTTCGCGATCACCGCGGCATATCCGTGTGGCGCCGCGTGGTCGCGCCGGCACTCAGCGCGCTCGGGCTGTTCGTTTGCCTTTATCACGTGATCCGCAACGTATCGCTGATCACCGGCTCGACTACGTGGCTATCCGAAGCGCTGCCGTGGATCACGCTGGCGGTGGGGGGGCTCGGCGCCATGTTTGCCTGCTGGCTCAAGAATGCACGTCCGCAGCTTTATAGCGGGCTGGGACGCGTGCTTGACGAAGCCTGA
- a CDS encoding helix-turn-helix transcriptional regulator: protein MIAPERHSTIERFIGETMNCFTRMTGAERLALYICDAGMTIDFFERRGLPDAFHRQYLDDMYRLDPFDENLADLPDVDVALLSDHLAHDGAGAEYRRFLESFQIANMVEMVFRTGNVLAGMSVCLPQACDRSTTESICKAAHAFHPYILFNLSVLFKDGKIGSRDDIIARYGLSKREAQVAELICKGFSNGDLARALHVSVATVKTHLLNIFAKTSVTNRTSLVSLLMNQ, encoded by the coding sequence ATGATCGCGCCTGAACGCCATTCGACAATCGAACGGTTCATTGGGGAAACCATGAACTGCTTTACTCGCATGACCGGCGCGGAGCGCCTGGCACTCTATATCTGCGACGCCGGCATGACGATCGATTTTTTCGAGCGGCGCGGCTTGCCGGATGCGTTTCATCGCCAGTATCTCGACGACATGTACCGGCTGGACCCATTCGATGAGAATCTCGCCGATCTTCCGGATGTCGATGTCGCGTTGCTTTCCGATCATCTTGCGCACGACGGCGCCGGTGCCGAATACCGGCGATTTCTCGAGTCCTTCCAGATCGCCAATATGGTCGAAATGGTTTTTCGGACCGGCAACGTGCTCGCGGGGATGAGCGTATGTTTGCCGCAAGCATGCGATAGATCGACAACCGAATCGATCTGCAAGGCTGCGCATGCGTTCCATCCATACATTCTGTTCAACCTTTCGGTCCTGTTCAAGGATGGCAAGATCGGCAGCCGCGACGACATCATCGCCCGCTACGGATTGTCGAAGCGCGAGGCGCAGGTCGCGGAACTCATATGCAAAGGATTCAGCAACGGCGATCTTGCACGTGCGCTTCATGTGAGCGTCGCGACAGTCAAGACCCATCTGCTCAACATATTCGCGAAGACGTCCGTTACAAACCGGACGTCGCTGGTCAGTCTGTTGATGAACCAGTAG
- a CDS encoding aldehyde dehydrogenase family protein encodes MLHETTNARLVERLAQVSAFLDRTHGAFIDGKSVTSCTSRFIDIYNPADGNVVSRTIAGTEHEVSLAVASARRALGVWRDMRPADRERCLFRLSELIQANGEELAQLETINQGKSIQHARAIDVAGSVEYVRYMAGWATKIEGSTLDLSIPVPPGSRNLGFTLREPVGVVGAIVPWNFPMMIALWKIAPALACGCTIVIKPSEDTPLTALRIAELAIEAGIPPGVVNVVPGYGHDAGAALVRHPDVNKITFTGSTETGRRIGVSALQNMTRFTLELGGKNPLIVLSDVDLAQIMPGLMGACFLNQGQVCAAASRLYVHRAAYDRVVADLERAIGNLKLGPGLDMSADIQPLVSRAHVEKVAALVEAAGKTARIVTGGRRPDRAGFYFEPTLIVDADAENPSVRDEIFGPVISVTPISDLEEAIALSNASRNGLAASVWTNDLNSALRGIRKLEAGMVWVNSHIPVDPNLPFGGMKQSGVGREHGRQMIEQYTELKSVCIPVPR; translated from the coding sequence ATGTTGCACGAAACGACGAACGCCCGGCTTGTGGAGCGCCTGGCGCAGGTGAGCGCCTTTCTCGACAGAACCCATGGTGCGTTCATCGACGGGAAATCCGTGACGTCGTGCACCTCGCGCTTTATCGACATCTACAATCCGGCGGACGGGAACGTCGTCAGTCGGACCATCGCCGGTACGGAACACGAAGTGTCATTGGCGGTCGCCAGCGCGCGGCGCGCCTTGGGTGTATGGCGCGACATGCGACCGGCGGACCGCGAGCGCTGCCTGTTCCGGCTTTCCGAACTGATCCAGGCCAACGGCGAAGAACTCGCTCAGCTCGAGACGATCAATCAAGGCAAGTCGATCCAGCATGCCCGGGCGATCGACGTGGCGGGATCGGTCGAATACGTGCGATACATGGCAGGTTGGGCGACGAAGATAGAGGGTTCCACGCTCGATCTTTCCATTCCCGTTCCGCCCGGCTCGCGAAACCTCGGTTTTACGTTGCGCGAGCCCGTCGGCGTCGTGGGCGCGATCGTTCCCTGGAACTTCCCGATGATGATTGCGCTGTGGAAAATCGCGCCGGCGCTCGCCTGTGGCTGCACGATTGTCATCAAGCCGTCGGAAGATACGCCGCTCACGGCGTTGCGCATCGCCGAACTGGCGATCGAGGCGGGCATTCCGCCCGGCGTGGTCAATGTCGTGCCCGGCTATGGTCACGATGCGGGGGCGGCGCTGGTCCGGCACCCCGACGTCAACAAGATCACGTTCACGGGATCGACGGAGACGGGGCGGCGCATTGGTGTTTCAGCGCTGCAGAACATGACCCGTTTCACGCTGGAACTGGGCGGCAAGAATCCGCTCATCGTTCTGTCGGATGTCGATCTCGCGCAGATCATGCCGGGACTCATGGGCGCCTGCTTTCTCAATCAAGGCCAGGTCTGCGCGGCCGCATCGCGTCTGTACGTGCATCGCGCGGCTTACGATCGCGTCGTCGCGGATCTCGAACGCGCAATCGGCAATCTGAAGCTGGGGCCGGGCCTCGATATGTCGGCCGATATTCAGCCGCTCGTCTCGCGTGCGCACGTAGAGAAAGTCGCCGCACTCGTCGAGGCCGCGGGAAAAACCGCGCGGATCGTGACGGGCGGTCGCCGTCCCGATCGCGCGGGCTTTTATTTCGAGCCCACCCTGATCGTCGATGCGGACGCTGAAAATCCGTCCGTGCGCGACGAGATCTTCGGGCCGGTGATCAGCGTCACGCCGATTTCGGACCTCGAAGAGGCGATTGCGCTGTCCAACGCGTCGCGCAACGGGCTGGCGGCCAGTGTCTGGACGAATGACCTGAATTCCGCATTGCGCGGAATCCGGAAGCTGGAGGCGGGTATGGTCTGGGTCAACAGCCACATCCCGGTCGATCCCAACCTGCCGTTCGGCGGGATGAAGCAGTCGGGTGTCGGGCGCGAACACGGGCGTCAGATGATCGAGCAATACACCGAACTCAAGTCGGTGTGCATTCCCGTGCCGCGCTGA